In a single window of the Daphnia carinata strain CSIRO-1 chromosome 4, CSIRO_AGI_Dcar_HiC_V3, whole genome shotgun sequence genome:
- the LOC130687689 gene encoding SCY1-like protein 2 encodes MDMLNKLKSTVSTTVSQLSGVLPGNPVTREYEVGKLIGSAGPDLLWKIFSGYKKSTKQEASIFVLEKKLLEKYSKKDRDQLVEVLRRGIAQLTRLRHPQVLTVQHPVEESRESLAFATEPVFASLANVLGCHENINPIPQQLKDHKLFEVEIKYGLQQLTEGLIFLHNDVKLLHCNICPESIVVNQQGAFKIFGFDFCTSSQDPTSKLWPVREPDPELSHVSQPNLDYLAPELGRNHRRHGNGANTIGCGASADMYSLGCVIVSIYQNGKSPWQMDGDVECFYRHAGSHSQSLQRMEGVPPDLVDHVRSLLHPTPEQRPDAHQLVKISWFDDVGVKTLNYLDSLFQWDNLQKSQFFKGLPQILPRLPERVCLHRVMPCLAKEFVNPSMVPFILPCALHIVQEASKENYVAYILPHLRPVMKMQEPVQILLIFMQRMELLLQKTPPEDVKSDVLPMIYRALEAEAAAQIQELCLSVIPSFASLIDYPAMKNALMPRIKKLCLLPSGQLSVRVNCLICIGKLLDNVDKWLVLDDILPMLPAIPSKDPAVVMAVLGVYKMALEHPRLGIPKEVIATQIVPFLFPLLVEPGLSLTQFRALVSTIKEMLAKVEEEQKSKLESVAALQEEQRTALGNLALNDSSSQNSTSSGGSSTASSVNNSAVSQQIDALFSQLSTSSETTKVKPTTAATPAMAGSNVVTNSRIDSGIVAPAIAMPKSGMMSLRPAPNNTPTTWNNNNVNGTRANTTAANKDPVSSMIHSNLSAMGGIRPANQWTPASQAATSPAWNHNPAAAPIQQPQMRMMATPLVPQNQQFTQHNPMMTVMMPQSTFSQPISPIGPTTPAAFRPLARSDIDDLLS; translated from the exons ATGGATATGCTAAACAAATTGAAGTCAACTGTGAGCACCACGGTCTCGCAGCTCTCTGGTGTCTTACCTGGTAATCCCGTGACTCGCGAATACGAAGTCGGGAAACTGATCGGTTCAGCCGGGCCGGATCTCCTGTGGAAGATATTCAGTGGCTACAAGAAATCCACCAAGCAAGAGGCCTCCATCTTTGTCCTGGAAAAGAAATTGcttgaaaaatattcaaaaaaggACCGTGACCAACTAGTGGAAGTGCTTCGTAGAGGAATAGCTCAGTTAACACGTCTGAGGCATCCTCAGGTGTTAACAGTCCAGCATCCCGTGGAGGAGAGCAGAGAAAGCTTGGCGTTTGCCACAGAACCTGTTTTTGCTTCGCTGGCTAATGTTCTTGGATGCCATGAAAACATTAACCCAATTCCCCAGCAGTTGAAGGACCACAAACTTTTTGAAGTTGAAATCAAATATGGTCTCCAACAGTTGACTGAGGGGCTCATTTTCCTGCACAATGATGTTAAACTTCTGCATTGCAACATATGCCCAGAATCCATTGTTGTTAATCAACAAG GTgcctttaaaatttttggttttgatttCTGCACATCCAGTCAAGATCCTACAAGTAAATTATGGCCAGTCAGAGAACCAGATCCTGAACTTTCTCATGTGTCACAGCCAAATCTGGATTACTTGGCCCCCGAACTGGGCCGTAATCACCGAAGGCACGGCAATGGAGCAAACACGATCGGTTGTGGGGCTTCTGCCGACATGTATTCACTAGGTTGCGTCATCGTCAGCATCTATCAGAACGGCAAGAGCCCATGGCAAATGGATGGCGACGTCGAGTGTTTTTATCGACACGCAGGTTCACATTCCCAATCTCTGCAACGTATGGAGGGCGTGCCACCCGATTTAGTGGATCATGTTCGCTCTCTCTTACACCCTACACCTGAACAACGGCCTGACGCCCACCAGTTAGTTAAAATCAGCTGGTTTGACGACGTAGGAGTAAAAACACTCAATTATCTTGATTCACTCTTTCAATGGGATAACCTCCAAAAGTCCCAG ttttttaaagGTCTGCCCCAGATCCTACCGCGACTTCCAGAGCGGGTATGTCTGCACAGGGTAATGCCGTGCTTGGCCAAAGAATTTGTCAACCCTTCCATGGTGCCATTCATTTTGCCATGTGCACTTCACATCGTGCAAGAAGCGAGCAAGGAGAACTATGTCGCGTATATCTTACCACATCTGAGGCCCGTCATGAAGATGCAAGAGCCTGTCCAGATTTTGCTAATATTCATGCAACGAATggaacttttacttcaaaagaCGCCGCCAGAAGATGTCAAGTCGGACGTTTTGCCCATGATTTATCGAGCACTGGAAGCCGAAGCCGCTGCACAGATCCAGGAGCTTTGTTTGAGCGTCATACCCAGTTTCGCCTCGCTAATCGACTACCCAGCCATGAAAAACGCCCTAATGCCCCGCATCAAGAAACTTTGCCTTCTGCCATCTGGGCAGCTGTCTGTCCGTGTCAACTGTCTCATCTGTATCGGTAAACTGTTGGATAATGTCGACAAGTGGCTCGTCCTAGACGACATCTTACCCATGCTTCCTGCAATACCATCCAAGGATCCAGCCGTAGTCATGGCCGTCCTGGGTGTGTATAAAATGGCTTTGGAACATCCCCGACTGGGCATACCCAAAGAAGTTATTGCCACGCAAATTGTCCCGTTCTTATTCCCACTCCTAGTCGAACCAGGACTTTCTTTGACTCAATTCCGGGCGTTAGTTTCGACCATCAAAGAGATGTTGGCCAAAGTGGAAGAGGAACAAAAGAGCAAGTTAGAGAGTGTGGCCGCTTTGCAAGAAGAACAGCGTACCGCCCTTGGTAACTTGGCGTTGAACGATTCATCGTCACAAAATTCCACTTCCAGCGGAGGATCTTCAACGGCCTCCTCGGTGAATAATTCTGCCGTGTCGCAACAAATCGATGCACTATTTTCCCAATTATCGACCTCTAGCGAGACAACGAAGGTCAAGCCAACAACTGCGGCTACACCGGCGATGGCCGGTAGTAATGTTGTTACTAACAGCCGGATCGATTCGGGCATAGTAGCGCCGGCCATTGCTATGCCGAAGTCGGGCATGATGTCGTTACGACCTGCGCCCAACAACACTCCAACAACCTGGAATAACAACAACGTTAACGGTACGCGTGCCAACACGACAGCAGCGAATAAGGATCCAGTCAGTTCCATGATTCACTCAAATTTGAGTGCCATGGGAGGCATCCGACCGGCTAATCAATGGACTCCGGCAAGCCAAGCGGCCACTTCGCCTGCGTGGAATCACAATCCAGCCGCCGCCCCAATTCAACAGCCGCAAATGAGAATGATGGCCACTCCGCTGGTTCCACAAAACCAACAATTTACCCAACACAATCCCATGATGACCGTGATGATGCCACAATCGACTTTCTCCCAGCCCATCAGCCCCATTGGTCCCACCACGCCAGCGGCATTCCGGCCTCTCGCTCGCTCCGATATCGATGATTTGCTGAGTTAA
- the LOC130687698 gene encoding ras association domain-containing protein 8-like isoform X1 — protein sequence MELKVWVEGIQRVVCGVCDRTTCQDVVYALAHATGKTGRFTLIERWRNNERLLAPHEHPLKVLMKWGEYSSDVHFILQRTALDATANRNAIQQNNKNSTARPTKTSVDPLHGFTPPMSSQPSHVQGAAATTAAPSPSKDLKKSLTFSGGVGGGGSGSPGDRSKLPLNVGIVRGVPKRPDNNGESSDHISHNGHKSAYTSPTPPPLHHVPQTSHYREKDQSPSSNEGQLVYPRYDPPLYGRGRLPAESNGSSSEAHYSNPPHQHYYSQQQDSSPQNDSVRFPPPYRNPPPPFAGGSRQPPPPPYREPPRPSPMGGGGRGPSPYRSSPAPPMTPSPGRSTSTPPRPSPVRYEMSVQQSDETVPTSSFDSRDDQSRRSRRNLRLDLSGARTPSPPSDPQQAQLIQRVNRQRGALDEQQEKLIQLEQELLSWEEKLHRQLDEERQQLNRELTQLEDRCRQQESQLSELFNVEADWEQACREGQDLTEELARLKSDVSALDSQLNECEPTLRLLRADVNEAEEQLVKELESELARVRSDLDSAGQQEHNMNEEEQTIGEELAQSDTNVRSLRSQMDQLTQEIKQANLQSLSIAPADDLKILLEGHNKTGHSRRMLGSPRQLENPVPTNKNPHGVWV from the exons ATGGAATTGAAAGTCTGGGTGGAGGGTATCCAGCGCGTCGTGTGCGGCGTCTGCGACCGAACAACCTGCcag GATGTCGTCTACGCTTTGGCACACGCGACGGGCAAAACGGGCCGTTTCACCCTCATCGAACGTTGGCGCAACAATGAACGACTCCTGGCGCCCCACGAACACCCACTCAAG GTGCTGATGAAATGGGGGGAGTATTCGTCCGATGTGCATTTCATACTCCAGCGGACTGCGCTGGACGCGACGGCTAATAGAAACGCGATCCAGCAGAACAACAAGAACTCGACGGCCAGGCCGACCAAAACGTCTGTCGATCCGCTTCATGGATTCACTCCGCCAATGTCGTCGCAGCCGTCGCATGTCCAAGGAGCCGCCGCAACGACGGCGGCGCCCTCACCGTCCAAAGATCTGAAGAAATCGCTGACGTTTAGCGGAGGCGTCGGCGGAGGTGGGTCGGGATCGCCAGGCGATCGGTCCAAACTTCCGCTGAACGTTGGCATCGTTCGCGGGGTGCCTAAACGTCCGGATAATAACGGCGAATCGAGCGATCACATCAGTCACAATGGCCATAAATCAGCCTACACCAGCCCTACACCTCCGCCTTTGCATCATGTTCCTCAGACGTCGCACTACCGGGAAAAGGATCAATCGCCGTCGTCCAACGAAGGCCAACTCGTCTATCCGAGATATGATCCTCCGCTATACGGAAGGGGCCGCCTTCCGGCCGAATCTAACGGCTCTTCCAGCGAAGCGCATTATTCAAATCCTCCGCATCAGCATTACTACTCTCAGCAACAGGATTCGTCGCCACAAAATGATTCAGTCAGATTCCCGCCGCCTTATCGGAATCCGCCTCCGCCTTTCGCCG gagGTTCGAGACAGCCGCCTCCACCGCCATACCGTGAACCACCACGTCCGTCCCCAATGGGAGGAGGAGGCAGAGGTCCGTCGCCATATAGGTCCAGTCCAGCGCCTCCGATGACGCCGTCGCCCGGCCGCAGTACGTCAACACCCCCGCGGCCATCGCCCGTCCGCTACGAAATGAGTGTCCAGCAAAGCGACGAAACTGTTCCTACTTCAAGTTTTGATAGCAGAGATGACCAGTCCCGACGTTCAAGACGCAATCTCAGATTG gatttGAGCGGTGCAAGAACGCCCAGTCCGCCGTCAGATCCGCAGCAAGCTCAACTTATTCAGCGAGTGAATCGGCAACGCGGTGCGCTGGACGAGCAGCAGGAGAAATTGATTCAGCTGGAGCAGGAGCTTCTCAGCTGGGAGGAGAAGCTGCACCGGCAACTGGATGAAGAACGTCAACAACTCAATCGTGAACTAACGCAGTTGGAGGATCGATGTCGCCAGCAAGAGAGTCAA TTGTCTGAACTTTTTAATGTTGAAGCCGATTGGGAACAAGCCTGTCGCGAAGGCCAGGACCTGACGGAAGAGTTGGCTCGATTGAAATCTGACGTGTCGGCATTGGATTCGCAATTGAACGAGTGCGAGCCAACCCTGAG GCTTTTGAGGGCGGATGTTAACGAAGCCGAAGAGCAGTTAGTGAAGGAACTCGAATCCGAATTAGCCCGAGTTCGATCCGATCTCGACTCGGCCGGCCAGCAGGAGCACAATATGAACGAAGAAGAGCAAACCATCGGCGAAGAACTGGCCCAATCGGACACGAACGTACGTTCCTTACGTTCCCAAATGGATCAGCTGACGCAAGAGATCAAACAAGCCAATCTCCAGTCGCTCAGCATTGCGCCCGCTGACGACTTGAAAATCCTATTggaag GCCATAACAAGACGGGCCATAGTCGACGTATGCTGGGATCGCCGCGCCAGCTGGAGAACCCCGTCCCAACCAATAAGAATCCTCACGGAGTCTGGGTTTGA
- the LOC130687698 gene encoding ras association domain-containing protein 8-like isoform X2, whose translation MELKVWVEGIQRVVCGVCDRTTCQDVVYALAHATGKTGRFTLIERWRNNERLLAPHEHPLKVLMKWGEYSSDVHFILQRTALDATANRNAIQQNNKNSTARPTKTSVDPLHGFTPPMSSQPSHVQGAAATTAAPSPSKDLKKSLTFSGGVGGGGSGSPGDRSKLPLNVGIVRGVPKRPDNNGESSDHISHNGHKSAYTSPTPPPLHHVPQTSHYREKDQSPSSNEGQLVYPRYDPPLYGRGRLPAESNGSSSEAHYSNPPHQHYYSQQQDSSPQNDSVRFPPPYRNPPPPFAGSRQPPPPPYREPPRPSPMGGGGRGPSPYRSSPAPPMTPSPGRSTSTPPRPSPVRYEMSVQQSDETVPTSSFDSRDDQSRRSRRNLRLDLSGARTPSPPSDPQQAQLIQRVNRQRGALDEQQEKLIQLEQELLSWEEKLHRQLDEERQQLNRELTQLEDRCRQQESQLSELFNVEADWEQACREGQDLTEELARLKSDVSALDSQLNECEPTLRLLRADVNEAEEQLVKELESELARVRSDLDSAGQQEHNMNEEEQTIGEELAQSDTNVRSLRSQMDQLTQEIKQANLQSLSIAPADDLKILLEGHNKTGHSRRMLGSPRQLENPVPTNKNPHGVWV comes from the exons ATGGAATTGAAAGTCTGGGTGGAGGGTATCCAGCGCGTCGTGTGCGGCGTCTGCGACCGAACAACCTGCcag GATGTCGTCTACGCTTTGGCACACGCGACGGGCAAAACGGGCCGTTTCACCCTCATCGAACGTTGGCGCAACAATGAACGACTCCTGGCGCCCCACGAACACCCACTCAAG GTGCTGATGAAATGGGGGGAGTATTCGTCCGATGTGCATTTCATACTCCAGCGGACTGCGCTGGACGCGACGGCTAATAGAAACGCGATCCAGCAGAACAACAAGAACTCGACGGCCAGGCCGACCAAAACGTCTGTCGATCCGCTTCATGGATTCACTCCGCCAATGTCGTCGCAGCCGTCGCATGTCCAAGGAGCCGCCGCAACGACGGCGGCGCCCTCACCGTCCAAAGATCTGAAGAAATCGCTGACGTTTAGCGGAGGCGTCGGCGGAGGTGGGTCGGGATCGCCAGGCGATCGGTCCAAACTTCCGCTGAACGTTGGCATCGTTCGCGGGGTGCCTAAACGTCCGGATAATAACGGCGAATCGAGCGATCACATCAGTCACAATGGCCATAAATCAGCCTACACCAGCCCTACACCTCCGCCTTTGCATCATGTTCCTCAGACGTCGCACTACCGGGAAAAGGATCAATCGCCGTCGTCCAACGAAGGCCAACTCGTCTATCCGAGATATGATCCTCCGCTATACGGAAGGGGCCGCCTTCCGGCCGAATCTAACGGCTCTTCCAGCGAAGCGCATTATTCAAATCCTCCGCATCAGCATTACTACTCTCAGCAACAGGATTCGTCGCCACAAAATGATTCAGTCAGATTCCCGCCGCCTTATCGGAATCCGCCTCCGCCTTTCGCCG GTTCGAGACAGCCGCCTCCACCGCCATACCGTGAACCACCACGTCCGTCCCCAATGGGAGGAGGAGGCAGAGGTCCGTCGCCATATAGGTCCAGTCCAGCGCCTCCGATGACGCCGTCGCCCGGCCGCAGTACGTCAACACCCCCGCGGCCATCGCCCGTCCGCTACGAAATGAGTGTCCAGCAAAGCGACGAAACTGTTCCTACTTCAAGTTTTGATAGCAGAGATGACCAGTCCCGACGTTCAAGACGCAATCTCAGATTG gatttGAGCGGTGCAAGAACGCCCAGTCCGCCGTCAGATCCGCAGCAAGCTCAACTTATTCAGCGAGTGAATCGGCAACGCGGTGCGCTGGACGAGCAGCAGGAGAAATTGATTCAGCTGGAGCAGGAGCTTCTCAGCTGGGAGGAGAAGCTGCACCGGCAACTGGATGAAGAACGTCAACAACTCAATCGTGAACTAACGCAGTTGGAGGATCGATGTCGCCAGCAAGAGAGTCAA TTGTCTGAACTTTTTAATGTTGAAGCCGATTGGGAACAAGCCTGTCGCGAAGGCCAGGACCTGACGGAAGAGTTGGCTCGATTGAAATCTGACGTGTCGGCATTGGATTCGCAATTGAACGAGTGCGAGCCAACCCTGAG GCTTTTGAGGGCGGATGTTAACGAAGCCGAAGAGCAGTTAGTGAAGGAACTCGAATCCGAATTAGCCCGAGTTCGATCCGATCTCGACTCGGCCGGCCAGCAGGAGCACAATATGAACGAAGAAGAGCAAACCATCGGCGAAGAACTGGCCCAATCGGACACGAACGTACGTTCCTTACGTTCCCAAATGGATCAGCTGACGCAAGAGATCAAACAAGCCAATCTCCAGTCGCTCAGCATTGCGCCCGCTGACGACTTGAAAATCCTATTggaag GCCATAACAAGACGGGCCATAGTCGACGTATGCTGGGATCGCCGCGCCAGCTGGAGAACCCCGTCCCAACCAATAAGAATCCTCACGGAGTCTGGGTTTGA